AAAAGTAGAGTGTGTGGATGCTGAAGACGCGGTCAAACTGCGCGTCCGGGAACGGGAGCGTCCCGAGGTCGCCTTGGACGACTTCGGCTCGCCCAGCTTGCACGTCTACTCGATTTCGTCGGAGCGCCGAGCGGACGATAGTTGGGGAACGATCGAGTCCGGTCACATGCACGTGCTCAAAGCCACGCAGCATCTGTGCCAGTGCGTCACCGGCCCCGCAACCGAGGTCGAGGACGCGATTATCGAGCTGAATATGAAGTTGCTCAATCGTCCAATCGACCTCGACGCGGTGTTGGCGGACCATCTTCTCACCGATGTATGTCCCGACGATGCCGCGCGGGTTCTCGTATTGACTGTCAATCCATGTTTGCAGGCGTTTCCCGCGCATCGAACCATTCCTTTCTAAATGAAGCCGTTGTAGATTGAGTGTAGCATACCCATAAAGTAGAGGAGTTGAATTGATGCGATCGTTTTGGATTTTCGGCAATCAACTGTCACACGAGCTCGAGCTGTTCAGTCATATCGAGGACGATGACGTCATCGTCATGATCGAGGCGACGTCTCGGGCGATGTGGCGGAAGTATCATAAACAGAAGCTCGTCCTCATCTTCTCGGCGATACGTCATTTCGCCGACGAGCTGCGCGACAAAGGTTACATGGTCGATTATCACGAGGCCGACTCGTTCCAAGATGCGTGGGACGACCACTTCACACGATATGAGCCGGAAGAAATCCATTACACGGCCGTCACCGACGCCGCGATGGAGAAGAAGTTGCATCAGTTTGGGGAGAAACACAAACTCGTTGAACATTCGGACGTGCCGCTCTTCTATTTAACGAAACAGGAGGCCGTCGAGACGATTGGTGCCGTGCCGTGGCGGATGGATCGGTTCTATCGCCAGATGCGGAAACGGTTCGAGGTATTGCTTGAGGACGGGAAACCAAATGGCGGTAAATGGTCGTTCGATGCGGACAACCGTCAGCCGCCGAAAGATGGGCTGACGTTCCCGGCACCGATTCACTTCCGACCTGACGCCATCACAAAAGACGTCATTGAAAAAGTAGAGCGAGATTTCACCGACCATCCGGGCGACATCACCCCGTTCGTCTGGCCGGTGACGCGCAGTGAGGCACGCCGGGCACTGAAACGGTTCATCAAGGAGCGGCTCGAGACGTTCGGTCCGTATCAAGACGCGATGCTGACAGACAATCAGGACATGTCGCATAGCCTGTTATCGTCTTCAATCAACATCGGACTGTTGACTCCGGATGTGGTCGTCCAGGCAGCGTTGGAGTCGGACGCGCCACTCGCCTCGGTCGAAGGATTCGTCCGCCAAATCCTCGGCTGGCGGGAATATATGCGTGCTGTCTACGTGGCCTCGATGCCGGGATACGAGTCGGTCAACACGTTCAAGCATGAGCGCGACTTGCCGCACTATTTTTGGGACGCCGAGACGGACATGAACTGCATCCATCAGAGCGTGAAACCGGTCATCGAGAAGGCGCACAATCATCACATCCAGCGCCTCATGGTGCTCGGGAACTTTGCGACACTGTTCGAGGTATCGCCGCAACAGACGAGCGACTGGTTCAACGAGATGTATATCGACGCCTACGATTGGG
This sequence is a window from Exiguobacterium mexicanum. Protein-coding genes within it:
- a CDS encoding class I SAM-dependent methyltransferase, encoding MRGKRLQTWIDSQYENPRGIVGTYIGEKMVRQHRVEVDWTIEQLHIQLDNRVLDLGCGAGDALAQMLRGFEHVHVTGLDRSPTIVRSALRRNRVDVQAGRAEVVQGDLGTLPFPDAQFDRVFSIHTLYFWEDVPAVLAEIDRVLAPGGSFVITYCDGKADVAWDGIASIVREQFIPAASALGLTDVIETRGPDSRDYHTVAVTGRASN
- a CDS encoding cryptochrome/photolyase family protein, with protein sequence MRSFWIFGNQLSHELELFSHIEDDDVIVMIEATSRAMWRKYHKQKLVLIFSAIRHFADELRDKGYMVDYHEADSFQDAWDDHFTRYEPEEIHYTAVTDAAMEKKLHQFGEKHKLVEHSDVPLFYLTKQEAVETIGAVPWRMDRFYRQMRKRFEVLLEDGKPNGGKWSFDADNRQPPKDGLTFPAPIHFRPDAITKDVIEKVERDFTDHPGDITPFVWPVTRSEARRALKRFIKERLETFGPYQDAMLTDNQDMSHSLLSSSINIGLLTPDVVVQAALESDAPLASVEGFVRQILGWREYMRAVYVASMPGYESVNTFKHERDLPHYFWDAETDMNCIHQSVKPVIEKAHNHHIQRLMVLGNFATLFEVSPQQTSDWFNEMYIDAYDWVVLPNVLGMALHADGGKLATKPYIASGKYIDRMSDYCKGCKYNPKHTTEDDACPFNALYWNFIDKHEERFEKNQRMKMMIRNWQGRDDAVKADILAKARQTLDDTDSL